Proteins from a genomic interval of Actinoalloteichus hymeniacidonis:
- a CDS encoding dienelactone hydrolase family protein has translation MTQTRTETIALTDGSDIRVTVAEPEDPPRGGLVLLHDSSGAGESLRKLVGVLATEGWLTVAPHLPLAAGGPPDIDEPDAEPAAAGTVPTTAADLLVDVDAVSVWLTDQGVQADQIGLLGFGFGGVAAFTVAATRSVGAVVTVSAGGIVEPAAPGLAPLADIASELSSPWLGIYGDQDAEISVEQVEKLRESAAGAQIAVDVVRFEDADHRFDNDQEAAAEAWQRTLNWFDAHLR, from the coding sequence ATGACGCAGACGCGGACCGAGACCATCGCGCTGACCGACGGCAGTGACATTCGAGTCACCGTTGCGGAGCCCGAAGACCCGCCGCGCGGCGGTTTGGTGCTGTTGCACGATTCGTCCGGGGCTGGGGAGTCGTTGCGCAAGCTCGTCGGCGTGTTGGCGACCGAGGGTTGGCTGACCGTCGCGCCGCATCTGCCGCTGGCGGCGGGCGGTCCGCCCGACATCGACGAACCGGACGCCGAACCGGCTGCGGCAGGAACCGTCCCGACCACGGCCGCCGATCTGCTGGTCGACGTCGACGCCGTATCGGTCTGGCTGACCGACCAGGGCGTACAGGCGGACCAGATCGGACTGCTCGGCTTCGGATTCGGCGGCGTGGCCGCGTTCACGGTCGCCGCGACCCGCTCGGTCGGTGCCGTGGTGACGGTGAGCGCGGGCGGCATCGTCGAGCCCGCCGCGCCCGGATTGGCGCCGCTGGCCGACATCGCCTCGGAATTGAGTTCTCCGTGGTTGGGTATCTACGGCGATCAAGACGCCGAGATCTCCGTGGAACAGGTGGAGAAACTCCGTGAATCCGCCGCCGGGGCGCAGATCGCCGTCGACGTGGTCCGATTCGAGGATGCCGACCATCGCTTCGATAACGATCAGGAGGCGGCTGCCGAGGCTTGGCAGCGCACCTTGAACTGGTTCGACGCGCACCTACGGTGA
- the hisC gene encoding histidinol-phosphate transaminase, protein MTVRIRADLEQLPGYVPGRSLPGAVKLASNEVPFGPLPSVVEAITAVATEINRYPDNSASALIAELSGFLDVPAQQLAVGCGSVSLCQQLVQATCTSADEVLFAWRSFEAYPVLTHVVGARQVRVPLTGEHGLDLRAMADAITPATRLIFVCNPNNPTGSAVRRAELEEFLDRVPADTLVVLDEAYREFITDPDVPDGVRLAEEQFAKGRHNIAVLRTFSKAYGLAGLRVGYCYATGAIAEALRKVYVPFSVNSLAQTAAIASLRAHDQLMARCAEVAAERDRVHGALIEAGYAVPETQANFVWLPLGERTEAFNEHCLTHKIVTRPFVSDGVRVTIGTPEENDTFLAAARSFTG, encoded by the coding sequence ATGACCGTGCGCATTCGCGCCGATTTGGAGCAGCTTCCCGGCTATGTGCCCGGTCGCAGTCTGCCCGGAGCGGTGAAACTGGCCAGCAACGAGGTTCCGTTCGGACCGCTGCCCAGCGTCGTCGAGGCGATCACGGCGGTCGCCACCGAGATCAATCGTTATCCGGACAACTCCGCGAGCGCCCTCATCGCCGAGCTGTCCGGCTTCCTGGACGTCCCCGCCCAGCAGCTCGCCGTCGGCTGCGGCTCGGTGAGTCTCTGCCAACAGCTCGTGCAGGCCACCTGCACCTCCGCCGACGAGGTGCTCTTCGCCTGGCGCTCCTTCGAGGCCTACCCGGTCCTCACCCACGTCGTCGGCGCCCGCCAGGTCCGGGTGCCGCTCACCGGGGAACACGGGCTCGACCTGCGGGCGATGGCCGATGCCATCACCCCGGCAACCCGCCTGATCTTCGTGTGCAACCCGAACAACCCGACCGGTAGCGCCGTCCGGCGGGCGGAGCTGGAGGAGTTCCTCGATCGCGTCCCCGCTGACACGCTGGTGGTGCTCGATGAGGCGTATCGGGAGTTCATCACCGATCCCGACGTCCCCGACGGCGTCCGGCTGGCCGAGGAGCAGTTCGCCAAGGGCAGGCACAACATCGCCGTGCTGCGGACCTTCTCCAAGGCCTACGGGCTGGCCGGGCTACGGGTCGGCTACTGCTACGCCACCGGCGCCATCGCGGAGGCCCTGCGCAAGGTCTACGTGCCCTTCAGCGTCAACTCGCTCGCCCAGACTGCGGCCATCGCCTCGCTCCGGGCCCACGACCAGCTGATGGCCCGCTGCGCCGAGGTGGCCGCCGAACGGGATCGGGTGCACGGCGCCCTCATCGAGGCGGGCTACGCGGTGCCCGAGACCCAGGCGAACTTCGTGTGGCTTCCGCTGGGCGAGCGCACCGAGGCCTTCAACGAGCACTGCCTGACGCACAAGATCGTCACTCGGCCATTCGTCTCCGACGGGGTGCGGGTGACGATCGGCACACCAGAGGAGAACGACACCTTCCTCGCGGCCGCCCGGTCCTTCACCGGCTGA
- a CDS encoding alpha/beta hydrolase family protein yields the protein MKIKQSRRPMVRRFHAMLASTALLGIGVVGTTVLPTGTAMAESRSPVNDPITLTLPAPTGPAQVGTVELHLIDSSRPDPWVPSAGDRELMVSIWYPTDAPDPEAVRAPWIPPNAGEALIADFAEGSGLPVENLRLPETAGVLGAPAVSPPTGHPVVLYSPGSGLSRSMGTSLVQDLASHGYVVVTVDHTYNAGQVEFPDGRVVLSTELGDDFGHQAEVHADDLGFVVDALTEIAEGGNPDAADRELPEGLGRALNLAELGILGHSLGGSAAAVALQQDPRFDAAVSLDGPFFGSVIEEGFDEPFLLFRQSTYEVPTWNDSWDAGWPQLRGDTWQLGLAEGSHNSFSDFQTFYPQLVDILELPSDSFTLEVGTIEPAASFAAQQRYSRALFDQELRGIEQPLLTGPSPEYPQVEFLR from the coding sequence ATGAAGATCAAGCAATCACGGCGACCAATGGTGCGTCGGTTCCACGCAATGCTCGCGAGCACGGCATTGCTCGGGATCGGCGTGGTGGGGACCACCGTGCTGCCGACGGGTACCGCGATGGCCGAGTCCAGGTCTCCGGTGAACGACCCGATCACTCTGACCCTGCCCGCCCCTACCGGCCCCGCCCAGGTAGGCACCGTCGAGCTGCATCTCATCGACTCCTCGCGGCCCGACCCGTGGGTTCCCTCGGCGGGAGACCGCGAGCTCATGGTCAGCATCTGGTATCCGACCGATGCGCCGGATCCGGAGGCGGTTCGGGCCCCGTGGATCCCGCCGAACGCAGGCGAGGCGTTGATAGCCGACTTCGCCGAGGGCAGCGGACTCCCCGTGGAGAACCTGCGGCTCCCCGAGACGGCGGGCGTGCTGGGAGCGCCTGCGGTATCGCCCCCGACTGGGCATCCCGTGGTGCTCTATTCGCCGGGATCCGGACTATCCCGGTCGATGGGCACCTCGTTGGTTCAAGATCTCGCCAGCCACGGCTACGTCGTGGTCACCGTCGATCACACCTACAACGCGGGGCAGGTGGAGTTTCCCGATGGCCGGGTGGTGTTGAGCACCGAGCTGGGTGACGACTTCGGCCACCAGGCCGAGGTACATGCCGATGACCTCGGATTCGTCGTCGACGCCTTGACCGAGATCGCCGAGGGCGGCAACCCGGATGCAGCCGACCGGGAACTTCCCGAAGGTCTCGGTCGCGCGTTGAACCTTGCGGAGTTGGGGATCCTCGGACACTCGTTGGGTGGTTCGGCCGCTGCGGTGGCATTGCAGCAGGACCCCCGTTTCGATGCGGCGGTCAGTCTCGACGGCCCCTTCTTCGGCTCGGTGATCGAAGAGGGTTTCGACGAGCCGTTTCTGCTGTTCCGGCAGTCGACGTACGAGGTTCCCACGTGGAACGACTCCTGGGATGCGGGGTGGCCGCAGTTACGCGGCGACACCTGGCAGCTCGGTTTGGCCGAAGGCAGCCACAACTCCTTCAGCGACTTCCAGACGTTCTATCCGCAGCTGGTGGACATCCTCGAGCTGCCTTCGGACAGTTTCACCCTGGAGGTCGGCACCATCGAACCGGCTGCTTCCTTCGCCGCCCAGCAGCGCTACAGCCGAGCGTTGTTCGACCAGGAGCTTCGCGGTATCGAACAACCGCTGCTCACCGGTCCGTCGCCGGAATACCCGCAGGTCGAATTCCTGCGTTAA
- a CDS encoding MarR family winged helix-turn-helix transcriptional regulator has translation MTAGTRVEPNWLDDDEMRAWRNYVVGSSLLEYHLHRELQDAHDLALADYEILVRLAERADSRMRMSELAAEVASSKSRVSHQISRLQHAGLVQRIECPSDGRGVFAVLTERGAEVLERAAPTHADGVRRLLIDLLDVEEQAILGRVFARVTQRLGGDRG, from the coding sequence GTGACTGCTGGAACGCGGGTCGAACCCAACTGGCTCGACGACGATGAGATGCGGGCTTGGCGGAACTATGTCGTCGGCAGCTCTCTGCTGGAATACCACCTGCATCGAGAGCTACAGGATGCGCACGACTTGGCGCTCGCCGATTACGAGATCCTCGTGCGGCTCGCCGAACGGGCGGACAGCCGAATGCGGATGAGTGAACTCGCCGCCGAGGTCGCCTCGTCCAAGAGCCGCGTCTCGCACCAGATCTCGCGCTTGCAGCATGCGGGGCTGGTGCAGCGGATCGAGTGCCCCAGCGACGGTCGCGGCGTGTTCGCGGTACTGACCGAGCGGGGGGCCGAGGTGCTGGAGCGTGCCGCGCCCACCCACGCGGACGGGGTTCGCAGGCTGCTGATCGATCTGCTCGACGTCGAGGAACAGGCAATTCTGGGCCGGGTATTCGCCAGGGTGACGCAACGGTTGGGCGGGGATCGCGGCTGA
- a CDS encoding endonuclease/exonuclease/phosphatase family protein, with protein sequence MGADGAARAALPGATRFATFNASLNRQTEGGLLADLSTPDDPQAAQIAEVLQRNRPDVVLLNEFDHVEGGAAVTAFQQNYLSVSQQGARPIEYPYSFIAPVNTGVPSGLDLNRDGEVGGPDDALGFGEFPGQYGMVVLSRHPIDLDGVRTFQNFRWQDMPGALLPDDVDTPEPADWYSPEALDLLPLSSKSHWDLPIRIGSEPVHFLVSHPTPPAFDGPEGRNRLRNHDEIRFWADYVTPGRGDYAYDDQGGRGGLADGAAFVIAGDQNADPMDGDGEPGAIARLLNTPTLIDPWPGSLGAIRAAWDQGGANREHRGLSWFDTADFNDESPGNLRVDYVLPSRQLIPVGSGVFWPIPESALSRLNSASDHHLVWVDVFGKRR encoded by the coding sequence ATGGGTGCCGATGGAGCGGCCCGCGCCGCACTGCCCGGTGCGACACGATTCGCGACGTTCAACGCCTCGTTGAACCGACAGACCGAGGGCGGCCTGCTCGCCGACCTGAGCACGCCGGACGACCCGCAGGCCGCGCAGATCGCCGAGGTCCTGCAACGCAACCGGCCGGATGTGGTGCTGCTCAACGAGTTCGACCACGTCGAGGGCGGTGCCGCTGTCACGGCCTTCCAGCAGAACTACCTGTCGGTGAGCCAGCAGGGCGCCCGGCCGATCGAGTACCCGTACTCCTTCATCGCACCGGTCAACACCGGCGTGCCCAGCGGCCTGGATCTCAACCGAGACGGCGAGGTGGGCGGGCCGGACGACGCGCTGGGCTTCGGCGAGTTCCCCGGCCAGTACGGCATGGTGGTCCTCTCCCGGCATCCCATCGACCTCGACGGCGTGCGTACCTTCCAGAACTTCCGCTGGCAGGACATGCCCGGCGCGTTGCTGCCCGACGACGTCGACACGCCCGAGCCCGCCGACTGGTACTCGCCGGAGGCGCTCGATCTGCTGCCGCTGTCCTCGAAATCCCACTGGGACCTGCCGATTCGGATCGGGTCCGAGCCGGTGCACTTCCTGGTGTCGCATCCGACTCCGCCCGCCTTCGACGGCCCCGAGGGGCGCAACCGGCTGCGCAACCATGACGAGATCCGCTTCTGGGCCGACTACGTCACGCCCGGTCGAGGGGATTACGCCTACGACGATCAGGGCGGCCGGGGCGGTCTCGCCGACGGCGCGGCCTTCGTGATCGCGGGCGATCAGAACGCCGACCCGATGGACGGCGACGGCGAGCCGGGCGCCATCGCCCGGTTGCTGAACACGCCAACCCTGATCGATCCCTGGCCGGGCAGCCTCGGGGCGATCCGCGCGGCCTGGGATCAAGGTGGTGCCAATCGGGAGCACCGAGGTCTGTCGTGGTTCGACACTGCGGACTTCAACGACGAGAGCCCCGGCAACCTCCGCGTCGACTACGTCCTGCCATCGCGACAGTTGATCCCGGTGGGCAGCGGGGTGTTCTGGCCCATTCCGGAGTCGGCGCTGAGCAGGCTCAATTCGGCTTCGGATCATCACCTGGTGTGGGTCGACGTGTTCGGCAAGCGCCGCTGA
- a CDS encoding M28 family peptidase: MSFTRGGVRPAAALLAACLGLGMVVSPAVADESDQAGTLAVGSLPQDVANAVDLTGVNRHLIALQRIAESHGGTRAAGDPGYDASIDYVVGRLRAAGYDVSTPEFSYELFVAQTERLAVAGETIEVEALTYSPSTSEGGLAAPLAVLPAGSELGCTPEDFAGVEVDGDVVLIRRGECDFALKARLASEAGAAAVLIANNEAGSVNGTLGDPSAARIPTGGVTQEAGDALTSQDGAEVDFELIAGIEEHSSRNVIAQTRTGRTDNVVVAGAHLDSVYAGINDNGTGSAGLLETALQLGGAPDIDNAVRFAWWGAEELGLHGSTQYVRSLDFEQQLDIALYLNFDMIGSPNAGYFVLDGDGSEGLSAPGPYGSAQIEQAFVDYFADGGLETEGSDFSGRSDYAEFIAVGIPSGGLFTGAEGVKTQEQADKWGGVAGEPYDASYHLPADDLGNVDRVALERNAKAVAYVTTAYGETTEAVNGVPPREDRAAMRAGLRADTAALAHQGEDATR, translated from the coding sequence ATGTCGTTCACCAGAGGCGGCGTCAGACCCGCCGCCGCCCTTCTCGCCGCCTGTCTCGGACTCGGCATGGTGGTATCTCCCGCCGTGGCCGACGAATCCGACCAGGCAGGCACCCTCGCGGTGGGCTCACTCCCGCAGGACGTCGCCAACGCCGTCGATCTGACCGGCGTCAACCGACACCTGATCGCGCTGCAGCGCATCGCCGAGTCCCACGGCGGGACGCGGGCGGCCGGGGACCCCGGCTATGACGCCAGCATCGACTACGTGGTCGGCAGACTGCGCGCCGCCGGTTACGACGTGAGCACCCCGGAGTTCAGCTACGAGCTGTTCGTCGCCCAGACGGAACGGTTGGCCGTGGCGGGGGAGACCATCGAGGTCGAGGCGTTGACCTACAGCCCGAGCACCTCGGAGGGTGGGCTGGCCGCGCCGCTGGCGGTACTGCCCGCGGGTTCGGAGCTGGGCTGCACGCCGGAGGACTTCGCCGGGGTCGAGGTCGATGGCGACGTCGTGCTGATCCGCCGGGGCGAATGCGACTTCGCATTGAAGGCGCGGTTGGCATCCGAGGCGGGCGCGGCGGCGGTGCTGATCGCCAACAACGAGGCGGGCTCGGTGAACGGGACGCTGGGCGACCCGTCGGCGGCGCGAATTCCGACCGGTGGCGTGACCCAGGAGGCGGGCGACGCCCTGACCTCGCAGGATGGCGCCGAGGTCGACTTCGAGTTGATCGCGGGCATCGAGGAGCACTCCAGCCGCAACGTGATCGCGCAGACGCGGACCGGCCGGACCGACAACGTCGTGGTCGCCGGGGCGCACCTGGACTCGGTGTACGCCGGGATCAACGACAACGGCACCGGATCGGCGGGTCTGTTGGAGACCGCGTTGCAGCTCGGCGGCGCACCCGACATCGACAACGCGGTGCGCTTCGCCTGGTGGGGTGCCGAGGAGCTCGGCCTGCACGGCTCGACGCAGTACGTCAGGTCGCTGGACTTCGAGCAGCAGCTCGACATCGCCCTCTACCTGAACTTCGACATGATCGGCTCGCCGAACGCGGGTTACTTCGTGTTGGACGGCGACGGTTCGGAAGGCCTCTCGGCGCCCGGCCCCTACGGCTCGGCGCAGATCGAGCAGGCCTTCGTCGACTACTTCGCCGACGGTGGCCTGGAGACCGAGGGTTCCGACTTCAGCGGTCGTTCGGACTATGCCGAGTTCATCGCCGTCGGAATTCCCTCGGGTGGTCTGTTCACCGGCGCCGAGGGAGTGAAGACCCAGGAGCAGGCCGACAAGTGGGGCGGGGTCGCGGGTGAGCCCTACGACGCCAGCTACCACCTGCCCGCCGATGACCTGGGCAACGTCGATCGGGTCGCCCTGGAACGCAACGCCAAGGCGGTCGCCTACGTGACCACGGCCTACGGCGAGACCACCGAGGCGGTCAACGGCGTGCCGCCCCGGGAGGACCGCGCCGCGATGCGCGCAGGCCTGCGGGCCGACACCGCCGCCCTAGCCCACCAGGGCGAGGACGCCACCCGCTGA
- a CDS encoding NAD(P)H-quinone oxidoreductase gives MRAIIVREPGGPEALEWVEQPAPRPAPGEVVIDVVASAVNRADLIQRQGFYDPPPGATPVLGLECSGVISALGENVTDWHIGDEVCALLAGGGYAEQVAVPAEQVLPVPAGVDLVTSAALPEVACTVWSNVVGAARLTADEVLLVHGGGSGIGTFAIQLGKALGATVAVTAGSADRLARCRELGADITVDYRLEDFVAEVRTATEGRGADVILDNMGAKYLSRNVEVLAEDGRLMIIGMQGGRTAELNIGALLPKRASISAIGLRGRPIAGPSGKAVIVAEVIEKLWPMIEDGRIRPVVHDRIPLAEAARAHEQLEVGGVFGKLLLVR, from the coding sequence ATGCGCGCGATCATCGTCCGTGAACCCGGCGGCCCGGAAGCACTGGAATGGGTCGAGCAACCAGCGCCCCGACCCGCCCCCGGCGAGGTGGTGATCGACGTGGTGGCCAGCGCGGTCAACCGCGCGGATCTCATTCAGCGACAGGGCTTCTACGACCCGCCACCCGGTGCCACGCCCGTCCTCGGCCTGGAGTGCTCCGGTGTGATCAGCGCACTCGGGGAGAACGTCACCGACTGGCACATCGGCGACGAGGTCTGCGCGCTACTCGCGGGCGGCGGCTATGCCGAGCAGGTGGCCGTCCCGGCCGAGCAGGTCCTACCGGTGCCCGCAGGCGTCGACCTGGTCACCTCGGCAGCGCTGCCGGAGGTCGCGTGCACGGTGTGGTCCAACGTGGTCGGCGCGGCCCGGCTGACCGCCGACGAGGTGCTGCTGGTGCATGGCGGCGGCAGTGGCATCGGCACGTTCGCCATCCAGCTGGGCAAGGCGCTGGGTGCCACGGTCGCGGTGACGGCGGGGTCGGCCGATCGGCTTGCGCGCTGCCGTGAGCTCGGTGCCGACATCACGGTCGATTACCGCTTGGAGGACTTCGTCGCCGAGGTCCGCACGGCGACCGAGGGCCGTGGTGCCGATGTCATCTTGGACAACATGGGTGCCAAGTACCTGAGCCGCAACGTCGAGGTACTCGCCGAGGACGGCCGTCTCATGATCATCGGCATGCAGGGCGGCCGGACCGCGGAGCTGAACATCGGCGCGCTGCTTCCCAAGCGCGCCAGCATCAGCGCGATCGGACTACGCGGCAGGCCCATCGCCGGGCCGAGCGGCAAGGCGGTCATCGTCGCCGAGGTGATCGAGAAGCTGTGGCCGATGATCGAGGACGGGCGTATCCGACCGGTGGTACACGACCGGATCCCGCTGGCCGAGGCGGCAAGGGCACACGAACAACTCGAGGTGGGCGGGGTGTTCGGCAAGCTGCTGCTGGTCCGGTGA
- a CDS encoding class I SAM-dependent methyltransferase, which produces MDGSLQHAVADLAAWQRLAPLLSDYLPFPPESLSPSGIVAFLDEVLIGDRSVIVQCGSGASSVLLARLLSRRGFGRLLALEHDERAAAFATSQLRRERLSEVARVVHAPLAAHPAALSGLHWYEPSVVFEMVTNFVERNGLVDLLLVDGPPSASRQQRPDLSRYPAMPVFRGALSPGATVLVADADRVSEQAVLDRWAREFGLRFHHDETARLATATVRI; this is translated from the coding sequence GTGGACGGCTCGTTGCAACATGCCGTCGCCGATCTCGCCGCCTGGCAACGCCTCGCCCCGTTGTTGAGCGATTACCTTCCTTTTCCGCCCGAATCATTGAGCCCCAGCGGGATCGTCGCATTCCTGGACGAGGTCCTGATCGGGGATCGCAGTGTCATCGTGCAGTGCGGGAGCGGCGCTTCCTCGGTGTTGCTGGCCCGATTGTTGAGCAGGCGCGGATTCGGCAGGCTTCTCGCCCTGGAACACGACGAGCGGGCCGCGGCGTTCGCCACCAGCCAACTCCGTCGGGAGCGGCTCTCGGAGGTGGCGCGGGTGGTGCATGCCCCGTTGGCCGCGCACCCGGCCGCGTTGAGCGGACTGCACTGGTACGAGCCGTCGGTGGTCTTCGAGATGGTGACGAACTTCGTGGAGCGCAACGGCCTGGTGGACCTCTTATTGGTGGATGGCCCGCCCAGTGCGAGTCGACAACAGCGGCCGGACCTGTCGCGGTATCCGGCGATGCCGGTCTTTCGAGGCGCCCTGTCGCCGGGGGCGACGGTGTTGGTCGCCGATGCGGACCGGGTGAGTGAGCAGGCCGTCCTCGACAGATGGGCCCGGGAGTTCGGCCTGCGTTTTCACCACGACGAGACGGCCAGACTGGCCACGGCGACCGTGCGGATCTGA
- a CDS encoding cysteine desulfurase-like protein yields MAFDVARVRGLFPALGDGWVHLDAPAGMQVPEQVATAVATALRAPVSGPGGLFPASQRAAAILDAARRSIADLVGAKPAGVVLGPSAAVLLQRLAEVVSDTWVLGDEVIVSRLDHPANVAPWRRAAQRSGAAVRWAEVDIETCELPEWQYRDLIGERTQVVAVTAASGAVGTRPDVRQIAELAAAVDALVVVDASYAAPFLPLDITAMGADVVAVSATSWGGPPVGALVFRDPALLDRWPSVSLEPTAKGPERLELGPHAYPLLAGLIGSVDYLAGLDDAAKGPRRERVLTSLGSVKAYQAGLLASLTTGLRALPKVVLIGDAMRRVPAMAFTVNGIKACDVVDHLRERGVCAFEDPGTHGVFAVLGVGEVGGAVRIGLAHYSKADEVDRLLAAVAELD; encoded by the coding sequence ATGGCGTTCGACGTCGCACGGGTACGTGGGTTGTTCCCCGCGCTGGGCGATGGCTGGGTCCATCTCGATGCCCCGGCGGGCATGCAGGTGCCCGAGCAGGTGGCCACCGCGGTCGCGACCGCCTTACGCGCCCCGGTCTCGGGTCCGGGCGGGTTGTTCCCCGCATCACAACGCGCGGCGGCGATCCTGGACGCGGCCCGCAGATCGATCGCCGACCTGGTGGGGGCCAAACCGGCGGGCGTCGTCCTCGGCCCGAGCGCGGCCGTGCTGTTGCAACGTCTCGCCGAGGTCGTCTCGGACACCTGGGTGCTCGGCGACGAGGTGATCGTCTCCCGCTTGGATCACCCGGCCAACGTCGCGCCGTGGCGTCGCGCGGCCCAACGCAGCGGCGCCGCCGTTCGGTGGGCCGAGGTCGACATCGAGACCTGTGAACTGCCGGAATGGCAGTACCGCGACCTGATCGGCGAGCGGACCCAGGTGGTGGCGGTGACGGCGGCCTCGGGGGCGGTCGGCACCCGACCCGACGTCCGCCAGATCGCCGAACTCGCTGCGGCGGTCGATGCGCTGGTGGTGGTCGACGCCTCCTACGCCGCGCCATTCCTGCCCCTGGACATCACCGCGATGGGCGCCGACGTCGTCGCGGTGTCGGCGACCTCCTGGGGCGGCCCACCGGTCGGTGCCCTGGTGTTCCGCGACCCCGCGCTGTTGGACCGGTGGCCGTCGGTGTCGCTGGAACCCACCGCGAAGGGACCGGAACGTCTGGAGCTGGGGCCGCATGCCTATCCGCTGCTCGCCGGTCTGATCGGCTCGGTCGATTACCTGGCCGGTCTCGACGACGCGGCGAAGGGACCACGTCGGGAACGCGTGCTGACCTCGCTCGGTTCGGTCAAGGCGTACCAGGCGGGTCTGCTGGCCAGCTTGACCACGGGGCTACGCGCGCTGCCGAAGGTGGTGCTGATCGGCGATGCGATGCGCCGGGTCCCCGCGATGGCCTTCACGGTGAACGGCATCAAGGCCTGCGATGTCGTCGACCATCTCCGCGAACGCGGCGTCTGTGCCTTCGAGGACCCGGGAACCCATGGGGTGTTCGCGGTGCTCGGGGTCGGGGAGGTGGGCGGCGCGGTGCGCATCGGGCTCGCCCACTACAGCAAGGCCGACGAGGTGGATCGACTACTCGCAGCGGTCGCCGAGCTGGATTGA
- a CDS encoding bacterial proteasome activator family protein — protein sequence MSRERDNGQDHPDQVGADRRHRVVLIGDDGVPLATGDPSDAEADEFGAAGGEQITDLVEQPAKVMRIGTMIKQLLEEVRTAPLDEASRSRLREIHVSSIKELEQGLAPELVAELDRLSLPFAEDSVPSDAELRIAQAQLVGWLEGLFHGIQTALFAQQMAARAQLEQMRRGALPPGTKATEPGESSPLRGMGQYL from the coding sequence ATGAGTCGCGAGAGGGACAACGGACAGGACCACCCCGACCAGGTCGGAGCCGACCGGCGGCACCGGGTCGTCCTCATCGGCGATGACGGGGTACCGCTGGCCACCGGGGACCCCAGCGATGCCGAGGCGGATGAATTCGGTGCGGCAGGCGGCGAACAGATCACCGATCTGGTCGAGCAACCCGCGAAGGTGATGCGCATCGGAACCATGATCAAACAACTGTTGGAGGAGGTCAGGACCGCGCCGCTCGACGAGGCGAGCCGGAGCAGGCTTCGGGAGATCCACGTTTCCTCCATCAAGGAACTGGAACAGGGCCTAGCACCGGAATTGGTGGCGGAACTGGACCGATTGTCGTTGCCCTTCGCGGAGGACTCGGTTCCATCCGATGCCGAGCTCCGCATTGCCCAGGCACAGCTCGTCGGCTGGTTGGAAGGGCTGTTCCACGGCATCCAAACCGCATTGTTCGCCCAACAGATGGCCGCTAGAGCGCAACTGGAGCAGATGCGTCGAGGTGCGCTACCGCCTGGAACGAAGGCCACCGAACCCGGCGAGTCCAGTCCGTTGCGCGGCATGGGGCAATACCTGTGA
- the wzm gene encoding galactan export ABC transporter permease subunit Wzm/RfbD produces the protein MQATSTRERSTEPPQPSYRSWSRAFGDLRRGWHQRPLWGYLGWQDIKQGYNRSVIGPLWITISMAVTAFALGVLYSTLFDQDLAVHLPYLTVGFIVWNFIAGNVNEGASVFIANEGLIKQLPAPLSVHVYRLVWRQMLFFAHNLVVYVILMFIFPKPLGFHSLMAVPAFAVLAINAMWMAILVGIISTRFRDIPPVTGSLMQLLFFMTPIVWNYDIIADRSEEVAAQLWVVELNPFMHFLEIIRQPMLGEWASWHHWAIVGGITVVGWAAALVILRNYRARVSYWV, from the coding sequence GTGCAGGCAACCAGCACGCGTGAGCGTTCGACAGAGCCGCCCCAGCCCTCCTATCGGAGCTGGAGCCGTGCCTTCGGCGATCTGCGCCGGGGATGGCATCAGCGCCCTTTGTGGGGCTACCTCGGCTGGCAGGACATCAAGCAGGGTTACAACCGATCCGTGATCGGTCCCCTGTGGATCACCATCAGCATGGCCGTGACGGCATTCGCCCTCGGCGTGCTTTATTCGACGTTGTTCGATCAGGATCTAGCGGTACACCTGCCGTATCTGACGGTCGGCTTCATCGTCTGGAACTTCATCGCGGGCAATGTGAATGAGGGTGCCTCGGTCTTCATCGCCAACGAGGGCCTGATCAAGCAGCTGCCTGCACCGCTCTCGGTGCACGTGTACCGCCTGGTGTGGCGACAGATGCTGTTCTTCGCCCACAACCTGGTCGTTTACGTCATCCTGATGTTCATCTTCCCGAAGCCGCTCGGATTCCACAGCCTGATGGCCGTGCCCGCCTTCGCGGTGTTGGCCATCAACGCCATGTGGATGGCGATCCTGGTGGGCATCATCTCCACCCGCTTCCGCGACATCCCGCCGGTCACCGGCAGCCTGATGCAGTTGCTGTTCTTCATGACGCCGATCGTGTGGAACTACGACATCATCGCCGATCGCAGCGAAGAGGTCGCGGCTCAGCTCTGGGTCGTCGAGCTCAACCCGTTCATGCACTTCTTGGAGATCATCCGGCAGCCGATGCTCGGCGAATGGGCCTCGTGGCACCATTGGGCCATCGTCGGCGGCATCACCGTCGTCGGCTGGGCGGCAGCCCTGGTCATCCTGCGTAACTACCGTGCCCGTGTGTCCTACTGGGTCTGA